From one Portunus trituberculatus isolate SZX2019 chromosome 8, ASM1759143v1, whole genome shotgun sequence genomic stretch:
- the LOC123499830 gene encoding protein TRACHEARY ELEMENT DIFFERENTIATION-RELATED 7A-like, which translates to MWGSEVSKLTPSSPHLPPPHLSPTPVSHTCTPTPVSHTCSPHLSPTPAPYLFHPHTCLPHLPTHTCFPIPVFHTCLPHLPTHTCFPTPVSHTCLPHLSSTHLLPTPGSYTCPHTPVLHTCSLHMPSSHLSPTPALPHTCPIHTCPVHICSHTCPLHLATPALQICPPHLPKHLLSTPAHHTCLLYLPHTPVLHTCPPHLLPTYTTHTYPNLLPHLPPHTSNTITPHLPTPALPLPAVPLPPHTCFPHLPWRRW; encoded by the exons ATGTGGGGGTCGGAG gTGAGTAAATTAACAccctcctccccacacctgCCCCCCCCACACCTGTCTCCCACACCTGTCTCTCACACCTGCACCCCCACACCTGTCTCACACACCTGCTCCCCACACCTGTCTCCCACACCTGCTCCCTACTTATTCCACCCTCACACCTGtctcccacacctgcccacacacacctgcttcccAATACCTGTCTTCCACACCTGtctcccacacctgcccacacacacctgcttcccAACACCTGTCTCCCACACCTGTCTCCCACACCTGtcctccacacacctgctccCTACACCTGGCTCCTACACCTGCCCCCATACACCTGTTCTCCACACCTGCTCCCTACATATGCCATCCTCACATCTGTCTCCTACACCTGCCCTCCCACACACTTGTCCCATACACACCTGTCCCGTACACATCTGCTCCCACACCTGCCCCTTACATCTAGCCACACCTGCCCTCCAAATCTGTCCCCCACACCTGCCCAAACACCTGctttccacacctgcacaccacaCCTGTCTCCTATACCtgccccacacacctgtcctccacACCTGTCCTCCACACCTGCTCCCTACATATACCACCCACACCTACCCAAACCTACTCCCACACCTGCCTCCCCACACCTCAAACACCATCACCCCACATTTACCCACACCTGCCCTTCCCTTGCCTGctgtccccctccctccccacacctgCTTCCCACACCTGccatggaggaggtggtga